One window from the genome of Amycolatopsis sp. NBC_01480 encodes:
- a CDS encoding phage distal tail protein, whose amino-acid sequence MPTPVIFPTYTIGSWAANVDDDQGCRWVIEPGGADSLTGGVGRKTHTVERPFGPGAYRSRSYLTARTAVLQGWCDAGVSGRAGRIAARDRLMALFVDGGTALLTVDDGISPRQLTVELGTDDPKCAVWPDGNGFDWQISLYAADPRFLSTEVLSAAALPPSASTDGLDWTLGSPGGLDWAAGSPGGLDWGTSGTGVNILALNNPGTAPTWPVLTFTTTTTLTNPALQDPLSGAILSYLGSINSGQTLVIDTSPFTRSVTLDGVDRLGAMGLVGWPEIEPGSTLNLQFTGTGTGTVVAEWQAAYL is encoded by the coding sequence ATGCCGACGCCCGTGATCTTTCCGACGTACACGATCGGTTCGTGGGCGGCCAATGTGGACGACGATCAGGGGTGCCGCTGGGTGATTGAGCCCGGCGGCGCCGACAGCCTCACCGGCGGCGTGGGCCGCAAAACGCACACCGTGGAGCGGCCGTTCGGTCCGGGCGCGTATCGATCGCGCTCGTACCTGACGGCCCGCACCGCCGTGCTACAGGGCTGGTGCGACGCTGGGGTCTCTGGACGCGCCGGCCGAATTGCGGCGCGGGACAGGCTGATGGCGCTGTTTGTGGACGGCGGCACGGCGCTGCTCACTGTGGACGACGGGATCTCGCCGCGACAGTTGACCGTCGAGTTGGGCACTGACGATCCGAAGTGCGCAGTCTGGCCAGACGGCAACGGCTTCGACTGGCAGATTTCGCTGTACGCGGCGGACCCCCGGTTCCTGTCGACGGAAGTCCTCTCCGCGGCGGCGCTGCCTCCATCGGCATCGACTGACGGTCTGGATTGGACTCTCGGTTCCCCTGGTGGCCTCGACTGGGCGGCGGGTTCGCCTGGTGGCCTCGACTGGGGCACCTCGGGAACCGGCGTCAACATCCTCGCGCTGAACAACCCTGGCACGGCACCGACGTGGCCGGTGTTGACGTTCACGACGACGACCACACTGACCAACCCCGCGCTCCAAGACCCGCTTTCCGGGGCCATCTTGTCGTATCTCGGCTCGATCAACTCCGGGCAGACGCTCGTCATCGACACCTCGCCGTTCACGCGGTCGGTGACCCTTGACGGCGTCGATCGCTTGGGCGCCATGGGTCTCGTCGGTTGGCCCGAGATCGAACCGGGCTCGACGCTCAATCTTCAGTTCACCGGGACAGGCACCGGAACCGTTGTCGCCGAGTGGCAAGCGGCTTATCTCTAA